The Halomicronema hongdechloris C2206 genome includes a window with the following:
- a CDS encoding pentapeptide repeat-containing protein has translation MAFVTLPPRARPLTGVFPSLIGSLALLATIALPTVADEPSGLEQLLQTNECVDCHLREADLRRLDLSGANLRGADLSGANFFQTKLDGADLAGADLTQANFWGASLRGTFLNAADLSEANLSYADFTGASLYGAIFHETFVEKTIFVEALLSAADMREVQLVSADFTDAILCGAELHYGDYRSGCTSLSESAPAE, from the coding sequence ATGGCTTTTGTCACCCTTCCCCCGCGAGCCCGCCCTCTAACCGGTGTCTTCCCCAGCCTCATCGGTAGCCTGGCCCTATTAGCTACGATTGCCCTGCCCACGGTTGCCGATGAGCCATCCGGGCTAGAGCAACTGCTGCAGACCAATGAATGTGTCGACTGCCATCTGCGGGAAGCGGACCTGCGACGGCTAGACCTAAGCGGTGCTAACTTGCGGGGCGCCGACCTCTCAGGGGCTAATTTCTTCCAGACTAAGCTGGATGGGGCCGATTTAGCTGGAGCCGATCTCACCCAGGCCAACTTTTGGGGCGCTAGCCTCCGGGGCACCTTCCTGAATGCAGCCGACCTCAGTGAAGCTAATCTCAGCTATGCCGATTTCACCGGCGCTTCCCTGTACGGGGCCATTTTCCATGAGACGTTCGTAGAAAAAACCATCTTTGTGGAAGCGCTGCTGTCAGCCGCCGATATGCGAGAGGTGCAGTTGGTCAGCGCCGATTTTACCGACGCCATTCTCTGCGGCGCCGAGCTCCACTATGGAGACTATCGCAGCGGCTGCACCAGCTTATCGGAATCCGCTCCTGCTGAGTAA
- a CDS encoding GNAT family N-acetyltransferase: MREGSRVFIRPPSRDDWPELLALHQRSQWFHQPWASLPLTESECKRYISRCHCDETFQGWLICHQTHQQIIGVANLSLLVYRLFQRAHLGYYVDIDFAGQGFMSAGLQLVLDHAFYQLGVHQIEANIQPDNTASIKLVKRLGFTRQGVSRRYLKINNDWCDHEHWCLRVEDWAE; encoded by the coding sequence ATGAGAGAGGGTTCCCGCGTTTTTATCAGACCCCCCAGTCGCGATGATTGGCCAGAACTCCTAGCTTTACACCAGAGAAGTCAGTGGTTTCATCAGCCCTGGGCCTCGTTGCCGCTGACTGAGTCAGAGTGTAAGCGCTATATCAGTCGTTGTCACTGCGATGAAACCTTTCAAGGCTGGTTGATTTGCCATCAGACCCACCAACAGATCATAGGGGTGGCCAATCTCAGCCTCCTGGTTTATCGGCTGTTTCAGCGGGCCCATCTGGGATACTACGTAGACATAGACTTTGCCGGCCAGGGGTTCATGTCGGCAGGCCTGCAACTGGTGCTCGATCATGCCTTCTATCAGTTGGGCGTCCATCAGATTGAGGCCAATATCCAGCCGGACAATACGGCCTCGATTAAATTGGTGAAGCGTCTAGGATTCACCCGGCAAGGCGTTTCCCGCCGATATCTCAAAATCAATAATGACTGGTGTGATCATGAGCACTGGTGTTTGCGGGTTGAGGATTGGGCCGAGTGA
- the nfi gene encoding deoxyribonuclease V (cleaves DNA at apurinic or apyrimidinic sites), with the protein MQIHYPDAWPTTAAAAIALQQQLRSQVITTDRLPDPIRHVAGVDAGFEQNGSITRAAVVVLSFPDLQPLDQALARRPTSFPYIPGLLSFREVPTVLEALAQLTITPDLLLCDGQGTAHPRRLGIACHLGLLVDAATIGVAKSRLVGHHRQVPPEKGAWVPLLDGDDTIGAVLRSRPGTKPLYISPGHRISLETALHYVLQCTPKYRLPETTRRADRLASDRKGAQGSKGPEGDNGQLRLW; encoded by the coding sequence ATGCAAATTCACTACCCTGATGCCTGGCCCACCACCGCTGCCGCGGCCATTGCCCTGCAGCAACAGTTGCGATCGCAGGTGATTACCACCGATCGCCTTCCCGATCCCATCCGCCATGTGGCTGGAGTAGATGCCGGATTCGAGCAGAATGGCAGCATCACCCGGGCCGCCGTGGTCGTGCTCAGCTTTCCCGACCTGCAGCCGCTGGATCAGGCCCTGGCCCGCCGCCCCACCAGCTTCCCCTACATCCCTGGGTTATTATCCTTTCGCGAGGTACCCACGGTGCTAGAGGCCCTGGCCCAACTGACCATCACCCCAGATTTACTCCTCTGTGATGGCCAGGGAACGGCCCATCCCCGGCGCCTGGGCATCGCCTGTCACCTAGGGCTGCTGGTCGATGCTGCCACCATTGGTGTGGCCAAATCCCGCTTGGTAGGGCACCACCGCCAGGTTCCCCCGGAGAAAGGGGCCTGGGTGCCTCTCCTCGATGGCGATGACACTATCGGGGCGGTACTACGCAGCCGCCCCGGCACCAAGCCCCTGTACATCTCACCGGGTCACCGCATCAGCCTAGAGACGGCCCTCCACTATGTGCTCCAATGCACCCCCAAGTATCGCCTGCCCGAGACCACTCGCCGGGCCGACCGCCTGGCCTCTGATCGCAAAGGGGCTCAAGGCAGCAAGGGGCCTGAGGGAGACAATGGCCAACTGCGGTTATGGTGA
- the fabG gene encoding 3-oxoacyl-ACP reductase FabG, whose protein sequence is MQGQQILITGGTGGLGQGVTREALNQGAYLTLPYRNQDEVEQLKQNLAPAQLERVRFLQADLSDETTVVQLIAEMTRLDGLIHLVGGFAMGAIADYSFQEWRHDFDLNLHTTFLACKYSLKKMQAQGYGRIVTIGSRGAVQPAAQLGAYCASKAAVVALTRAIAAETKGSRITANSVLPSIIDTPANREAMGTEQVDQWVKPASLARVICFLASEAAGDIRGATVPVYGDS, encoded by the coding sequence ATGCAGGGACAGCAGATACTGATTACGGGGGGCACTGGTGGCCTTGGCCAAGGGGTGACTCGGGAAGCCCTGAACCAAGGAGCCTATCTGACCTTGCCCTATCGCAATCAAGACGAGGTGGAGCAGCTGAAGCAGAACCTGGCCCCTGCCCAGCTAGAGCGGGTGCGATTTCTGCAGGCTGATTTAAGTGATGAAACCACTGTGGTTCAGTTGATCGCCGAGATGACTCGATTAGATGGGTTGATTCATCTGGTGGGAGGCTTTGCCATGGGGGCCATTGCTGACTATAGCTTTCAGGAGTGGCGTCACGACTTTGACCTCAATCTGCACACCACGTTTCTAGCCTGTAAGTATAGTCTTAAGAAAATGCAGGCTCAGGGCTATGGTCGTATCGTCACCATTGGCTCTCGGGGAGCAGTGCAACCCGCGGCCCAACTGGGGGCCTACTGTGCCTCTAAGGCCGCGGTTGTGGCGTTGACTCGCGCCATCGCCGCAGAAACCAAGGGCAGCCGGATTACGGCCAATTCAGTGTTGCCGAGTATTATCGATACCCCAGCCAACCGTGAGGCCATGGGCACCGAGCAGGTTGACCAATGGGTGAAGCCAGCTTCCCTAGCCCGGGTGATCTGCTTTTTAGCCTCCGAGGCGGCGGGTGATATTCGAGGGGCAACGGTGCCTGTATATGGTGACAGCTGA
- a CDS encoding serine/threonine-protein kinase: MSPGVSLGQQPLGGRYRLVRELGRGGFGHTYLAEDSHRFNELCVLKEFAPQVSGESALEKARQLFEREAGVLYQLNHPQIPRFRELLRTQNRLFLVQDYVDGPTYRDLLAARLKYGDTFSEGDVRLLLQHLLPVLAYLHSIGVIHRDISPDNLIQRNVDGLPVLIDFGGVKQLAQQVEHRLGFDGAAASDKTRLGKEGYAPIEQFADGEVDVTVDLYALAATVVELLTGHSPQALYDPDQKTWHWRQRVSVGAQLASVLDRMLAPSPGQRYGSALAVMQALNLPRPAAAESMAAAPSPGWEAPPPLPPLATPAQTAYAPPAVPPTPSASGFWQALLGLFLLLITAGLIWWGLRQGGGQWGGDPTAETVGTRQSAVEQGRLQALQQRSQELGIDWAYLVRLSDALFYQRYPERRDQPLGEGPEDAELRAEWDALAAEMLSWFEGNLSSPARQRLGQYSPAIRERWQAQMNRLHVSSTALYDLADARFARRFPGYSVDRSTAGPIEQIWFAIAADQVRALQSGERLSEIRFARDAYRQRINDTIAPGRGRVYIMNLRADQFLRLNLQAPSQSTQLSLYLPSPTDEQPHLLADARQTTWSGALPQSGYYEVVVVSASDTPIAYRLDIAVDDVSVPPAPEPDSDSEDSSSAEDAAPSEDPENTEREPTDEAPPDSDEEGSPD; encoded by the coding sequence ATGTCGCCAGGTGTCAGCCTTGGACAACAGCCCCTCGGTGGGCGCTACCGTCTCGTGCGAGAGCTGGGGCGAGGCGGCTTTGGCCATACATACCTAGCCGAAGACAGCCACCGCTTCAATGAATTGTGTGTGCTGAAGGAATTCGCTCCCCAGGTTAGCGGCGAGAGTGCCCTAGAAAAAGCGCGACAACTGTTCGAGCGGGAAGCTGGGGTTCTCTATCAGCTAAATCATCCCCAGATCCCTCGCTTCCGGGAATTATTGCGCACCCAGAACCGGTTATTCCTGGTCCAGGACTATGTTGACGGGCCTACCTACCGGGATCTGCTGGCGGCCCGGCTCAAATATGGCGATACCTTTTCCGAAGGAGATGTGCGACTGCTGCTGCAACATCTGCTGCCGGTGCTGGCCTATCTCCATAGCATTGGTGTCATCCACCGAGATATCTCCCCCGATAATCTGATTCAGCGTAATGTCGATGGCCTGCCGGTGCTGATTGACTTCGGTGGGGTGAAACAGTTGGCTCAGCAGGTGGAACATCGCCTAGGCTTTGACGGTGCTGCCGCCAGTGACAAGACGCGGCTGGGTAAGGAAGGCTATGCCCCCATAGAGCAGTTTGCCGACGGTGAGGTCGATGTCACCGTCGATCTCTATGCCCTGGCAGCCACAGTAGTCGAGCTGTTGACGGGGCATTCTCCCCAGGCTCTCTATGATCCAGATCAAAAAACCTGGCACTGGCGGCAACGGGTCTCTGTCGGTGCCCAACTGGCCAGTGTGTTGGATCGGATGTTGGCCCCGAGTCCAGGGCAGCGCTATGGGTCTGCCCTGGCAGTGATGCAAGCCCTGAATCTGCCCAGGCCAGCGGCGGCGGAGTCGATGGCAGCCGCCCCGTCTCCTGGCTGGGAAGCGCCTCCACCGCTGCCCCCCTTAGCCACCCCTGCCCAAACGGCCTATGCTCCGCCAGCAGTACCGCCGACCCCCTCGGCCTCCGGCTTCTGGCAGGCGCTGCTGGGCTTGTTTCTCCTGCTGATCACGGCTGGCTTGATTTGGTGGGGACTACGCCAGGGAGGGGGGCAATGGGGTGGCGATCCCACTGCCGAGACGGTGGGGACGCGACAGTCGGCTGTCGAACAGGGCCGACTCCAGGCCCTACAGCAACGCAGTCAAGAGCTAGGGATCGATTGGGCCTATCTAGTCCGCCTCAGTGATGCGCTCTTCTACCAGCGCTATCCGGAGCGTCGTGATCAGCCCCTGGGAGAGGGGCCAGAGGATGCCGAGTTACGGGCCGAGTGGGATGCCTTGGCGGCAGAGATGCTGAGCTGGTTTGAGGGCAATCTCAGCAGCCCAGCTCGCCAGCGCCTAGGGCAATACAGCCCAGCGATTCGGGAGCGCTGGCAAGCCCAGATGAACCGCCTCCATGTGAGTTCTACCGCTCTGTATGACCTGGCTGATGCCCGCTTTGCCCGTCGCTTCCCTGGGTATTCAGTCGATCGATCAACGGCAGGGCCCATCGAGCAGATCTGGTTTGCGATCGCAGCAGACCAAGTGCGGGCGCTGCAGTCCGGGGAACGGCTCTCAGAAATTCGCTTCGCCCGAGACGCCTATCGGCAGCGAATTAACGACACCATTGCCCCCGGCCGAGGACGGGTATACATCATGAACCTGAGAGCAGACCAGTTTCTGCGACTAAATCTCCAGGCTCCCTCCCAATCCACCCAGCTATCCCTGTATCTACCCAGCCCCACAGACGAGCAGCCCCATCTACTCGCCGATGCCCGTCAAACCACCTGGTCAGGGGCGCTGCCCCAGAGCGGCTACTACGAAGTCGTCGTCGTGTCCGCCTCAGACACCCCCATTGCCTACCGCCTCGATATCGCCGTAGACGATGTCAGTGTTCCACCCGCTCCAGAGCCAGACTCCGACTCAGAAGACTCTTCCTCGGCCGAGGACGCAGCACCGTCGGAGGATCCAGAGAACACCGAAAGGGAACCCACCGACGAAGCACCTCCAGACAGTGACGAGGAAGGGAGTCCAGACTAG
- a CDS encoding N-acetyltransferase yields MPLGPGSYDLHHCVHGAMLLDMYVVPAYRCQGLGAALICAIAAEITGLGWAYMRGQALSGPAARLYGRVGVRFGTNEYNVSGQALRQLASLAGKSGRDILRGLPTQAMNYQP; encoded by the coding sequence TTGCCGCTTGGACCCGGCAGCTATGACCTGCACCATTGTGTCCACGGTGCCATGCTGCTGGATATGTATGTTGTGCCTGCCTACCGCTGCCAAGGACTGGGGGCGGCACTGATCTGTGCGATCGCAGCGGAGATCACTGGCCTTGGTTGGGCCTATATGCGGGGTCAGGCCCTCTCCGGCCCAGCCGCCCGCCTCTATGGCCGGGTCGGGGTGCGCTTCGGCACCAACGAATATAACGTCAGTGGCCAAGCCTTGCGACAGCTTGCCAGCCTGGCCGGCAAGTCTGGCCGAGACATCTTGCGGGGCTTACCCACCCAGGCCATGAATTATCAGCCGTGA
- a CDS encoding CPBP family intramembrane glutamic endopeptidase: protein MVTADSFRFLRARSLVLGLFGFGLFFGLLLDVLEAVRVLPLQPDDPILAPALYTLTFVSLCGWIVRRCRSRRLRLRYLMGTLPSGYPWRHLLGLMAAVFIFSLAAFQLSYYGLSWIMPSLVESTLQKPLLLSAADTAAPGLYNGLTLFSVLLVAPVTEEFLFRGILLHRWGSKWGIGPAVVLTSVLFGLLHMNLVGLFVFGLVLALLYLHSRTLWVPILAHALNNAIASSLELATSPTRTTVAMTTLEEFRAGWWLALLLLLLSAPWVGRYIYRSWPRQHTQLPYFANRQQREG from the coding sequence ATGGTGACAGCTGATTCGTTTCGGTTTCTGCGGGCCCGTAGTTTAGTGCTGGGGCTATTCGGCTTCGGGCTGTTCTTTGGACTGCTGCTGGATGTGCTAGAGGCGGTCCGGGTTCTGCCCCTGCAGCCTGATGATCCCATATTGGCCCCGGCACTCTATACCCTCACCTTTGTCAGTCTCTGCGGTTGGATCGTCCGGCGTTGCCGTAGTCGGCGGCTGCGGTTGCGGTATTTGATGGGGACCTTGCCCTCTGGGTATCCTTGGCGTCACCTGCTGGGGTTGATGGCGGCGGTGTTTATCTTTTCCTTGGCGGCCTTTCAACTGTCTTACTATGGCCTCTCTTGGATCATGCCGTCGCTGGTAGAATCGACGCTGCAGAAACCACTGTTATTGTCGGCGGCGGACACCGCGGCCCCAGGGCTGTATAACGGGCTGACGCTATTTTCGGTGTTACTGGTGGCTCCGGTGACGGAGGAATTTCTGTTTCGGGGGATATTGCTGCACCGTTGGGGCAGCAAATGGGGGATTGGTCCGGCGGTGGTGTTGACGTCGGTTTTGTTTGGGCTGTTGCACATGAACCTGGTGGGTCTCTTTGTGTTTGGCTTGGTGCTGGCCTTGCTCTATCTCCATAGCCGCACTTTGTGGGTGCCGATTCTGGCCCATGCTCTCAACAATGCGATCGCATCCAGCTTAGAATTAGCCACAAGTCCCACCCGCACGACTGTGGCCATGACCACCCTAGAGGAGTTCCGCGCCGGTTGGTGGTTGGCGCTGCTATTGTTACTGCTATCAGCGCCCTGGGTTGGTCGCTATATCTACCGCAGTTGGCCGCGCCAGCACACACAGTTGCCCTATTTCGCCAATCGTCAGCAGAGAGAGGGCTAG
- a CDS encoding lipase family protein — protein sequence MGVKWFPVGLAGLSFSMTLTAGAVQAQIPGKEPLTPALLVDLFQTIAHWLLAVGLLLGTLVAAAGIGQYQQQRRWQRRQYARTVVTHFTDKAAVQKVLQILDYEEYRDFQITLAAGQTLSFEATDSRLRRALRSHDQMVKTRRGLSQLQTTPSLEIDHELAAAIDRYRQEEFVIELTLRDWFDTFLGGLEHFDAMISAGLVRRQDLQPYILYWIQIISDRRFRRQGGSSFYDQLAHYIEWAGYSSVQSLVQRFGYKLIPPPYSAHDFSDFDQAGAYDANRSLCLAKASYLIYQDYDYTTDIVCHWLTSRRDHGWQQMSDQDYALAVVQAWQDEAHATQQAEALIKDDFQYLDMPTSDTQALLLRKGQEIVLAFRGTQQMRDWQTNLNLQLQPFQIQSEEPVKVPEGRVHRGFQDAWASVESAIVAQIRQWYSPDSSRLWVTGHSLGGALASLAAVSLECQGFRVNGLYTYGQPRVADWQFVRQVNAMMGHRIFRYVNNNDIVPLIPLGFVPWQPTRRYGHMGQFRYFDRRGKLHLLSTPLQRWPDRILGCIDGLNQAGIDLVADHILERYVSYLQRAQVREIEAAKAAAKWATLTQKTAPPAQDG from the coding sequence ATGGGTGTGAAGTGGTTTCCAGTCGGGCTAGCCGGTCTCTCCTTTAGCATGACCCTGACAGCCGGCGCAGTCCAGGCCCAAATCCCCGGGAAAGAGCCGCTCACCCCGGCGCTGTTGGTCGACCTCTTTCAGACCATCGCCCACTGGTTACTGGCCGTAGGGCTACTCCTGGGCACCCTGGTGGCCGCCGCCGGCATCGGTCAGTATCAGCAACAACGGCGCTGGCAACGGCGACAATACGCCCGTACCGTGGTGACACACTTCACCGACAAGGCCGCCGTGCAGAAGGTGCTGCAGATTCTCGACTACGAGGAATACCGGGACTTTCAAATTACTCTGGCCGCGGGCCAGACCCTCAGCTTCGAAGCCACCGACTCGCGGCTGCGGCGGGCCTTGCGATCGCATGATCAAATGGTCAAAACCCGCCGCGGCCTGAGCCAACTGCAGACCACCCCTAGCTTAGAGATCGACCACGAGCTAGCCGCCGCCATCGACCGCTACCGCCAGGAAGAATTCGTCATCGAACTCACCCTACGGGACTGGTTCGATACTTTTCTAGGGGGCTTAGAACACTTCGATGCTATGATCAGCGCCGGCCTGGTGCGACGCCAAGACCTGCAGCCCTACATCCTCTACTGGATTCAAATCATCAGCGACCGCCGCTTCCGCCGCCAAGGGGGCTCCAGTTTCTACGATCAACTGGCCCACTATATCGAGTGGGCTGGCTATAGCAGCGTTCAGTCCCTGGTGCAGCGCTTCGGCTACAAGCTGATTCCCCCGCCCTACTCCGCCCACGATTTCTCTGACTTCGACCAAGCTGGGGCCTACGACGCCAACCGGTCTCTCTGTCTGGCCAAGGCGTCGTATCTGATCTACCAAGACTACGACTACACCACCGACATCGTCTGCCACTGGCTGACCAGTCGCCGCGACCATGGCTGGCAGCAGATGAGCGATCAAGACTACGCCCTCGCCGTCGTCCAAGCCTGGCAAGATGAAGCCCACGCTACCCAGCAGGCCGAAGCCCTGATCAAGGATGACTTCCAATACCTGGACATGCCCACCTCCGACACCCAAGCCCTGCTATTGCGCAAGGGACAGGAAATCGTCCTGGCCTTTCGCGGCACCCAGCAGATGCGCGACTGGCAGACGAACCTGAACCTGCAACTACAGCCCTTTCAGATCCAGTCAGAGGAGCCAGTCAAAGTCCCCGAGGGGCGAGTGCATCGCGGGTTTCAAGACGCCTGGGCCAGCGTGGAGAGTGCCATCGTAGCCCAGATACGCCAATGGTACAGCCCTGATAGCAGTCGTCTCTGGGTCACAGGGCACAGCTTGGGTGGTGCCCTGGCCAGCTTGGCGGCGGTGTCTCTGGAGTGTCAGGGATTCCGGGTCAACGGGTTGTACACCTACGGCCAGCCCCGGGTGGCTGACTGGCAGTTCGTACGCCAGGTCAATGCCATGATGGGTCACCGCATCTTTCGCTATGTCAACAATAACGACATCGTTCCCCTGATTCCGCTTGGGTTCGTGCCCTGGCAGCCCACCCGCCGCTATGGTCACATGGGCCAGTTTCGCTACTTCGACCGCCGCGGCAAACTCCATCTGCTCTCGACGCCACTGCAACGCTGGCCCGATCGCATCCTCGGCTGCATCGATGGCCTCAATCAAGCCGGTATCGACCTCGTCGCCGACCACATCCTGGAACGCTATGTCAGCTATCTGCAACGGGCCCAAGTTCGAGAGATCGAAGCCGCCAAAGCCGCCGCGAAATGGGCCACCTTAACCCAGAAAACGGCGCCGCCAGCTCAGGATGGCTGA
- a CDS encoding adenylate/guanylate cyclase domain-containing protein, with protein sequence MIGAAAETPGIILIADGSSETLTLLSTYLETAGYEVHSVRTGTAVLEVVETLSPDLVLLDISLPQLDGYQVCRQLKATATTRPIPVVFISEFDQKQERLQAFEVGGADYITKPFWPEEVRARVSNQITTYQLQRRLQRQTQRALSASGTSPLLADLQRVLRRQAHTLQEQNQRLQREIREREQMEKALRLEKYKSEQLLLNILPKAIVEQLKQLKGSLAERFDDVTILFADIVDFTPLAAQISPLELVNWLNGIFSEFDRLAGQLQLEKIKTIGDAYMVVGGLPVPRDDHAEAVMEMAIAMQEATQRFSRQDNRAMQLRIGINTGPVVAGVIGIQKFSYDLWGDAVNIASRMEAQGEPGMIQVTEATYRRLRSHYRFEPMGQVLVKGRGYMTTFRYVERGTAGLS encoded by the coding sequence ATGATCGGTGCTGCGGCCGAAACGCCTGGTATTATCCTGATTGCGGATGGTTCCTCTGAGACCTTGACTCTGCTGTCGACCTACTTAGAGACGGCGGGATACGAGGTGCATAGTGTCCGCACTGGCACTGCCGTGTTGGAGGTTGTCGAGACTTTAAGTCCTGATCTGGTGCTACTAGACATTTCCCTGCCCCAGCTGGATGGCTATCAAGTCTGCCGTCAGTTGAAGGCAACGGCAACCACCCGGCCGATTCCGGTGGTATTTATCAGCGAATTCGATCAGAAACAGGAGCGGCTGCAAGCCTTCGAGGTGGGCGGTGCCGACTATATTACCAAGCCATTTTGGCCGGAGGAAGTGCGGGCTCGGGTCAGTAATCAAATCACGACCTACCAGCTACAGCGACGCCTACAACGGCAAACCCAACGGGCCCTATCTGCCAGTGGCACCAGCCCCTTGCTGGCTGACCTGCAGCGGGTATTGCGGCGCCAGGCCCACACCCTGCAGGAGCAAAATCAACGCTTGCAGCGAGAGATCCGTGAGCGAGAGCAGATGGAAAAGGCCCTGCGCTTGGAAAAATATAAATCGGAACAATTACTACTGAACATTTTGCCCAAGGCAATAGTGGAACAACTGAAGCAGCTGAAGGGGTCGCTGGCGGAACGGTTTGACGATGTCACGATTCTCTTTGCCGATATTGTGGACTTCACTCCCCTGGCCGCCCAGATATCACCCTTGGAGTTAGTCAATTGGCTGAATGGGATTTTTTCCGAATTTGACCGGCTGGCAGGACAACTCCAGCTCGAGAAGATCAAGACCATCGGTGATGCCTATATGGTGGTAGGAGGATTACCGGTCCCCCGGGATGACCATGCCGAAGCGGTCATGGAAATGGCGATTGCCATGCAGGAAGCCACCCAGCGGTTTTCTCGTCAGGATAATCGTGCTATGCAACTGCGCATTGGCATCAACACCGGCCCTGTCGTGGCCGGGGTCATTGGCATTCAGAAGTTTAGCTATGACCTCTGGGGCGACGCGGTGAATATTGCCAGTCGCATGGAAGCCCAAGGCGAGCCCGGCATGATTCAGGTGACGGAGGCAACCTATCGACGGCTCAGGTCTCATTACCGCTTTGAGCCCATGGGGCAGGTGCTAGTGAAGGGGCGGGGCTATATGACGACATTCCGCTATGTGGAACGGGGGACTGCTGGGCTATCTTGA